A region from the Achromobacter seleniivolatilans genome encodes:
- the gcvA gene encoding transcriptional regulator GcvA, producing MGAVLPLLALRAFTETARLGSLKAAAEALGVTPGAVSQQIRLLEDRLGLALFVRERHGVRLTPAGASAYPGLLRAFDQIEKSLSLLESYSAQRTLTISTVPSFASSWLVPRIGRFSALHPDVEVRVEASSKLVDFKRDRIDVALRHGLGHYPGLATFRLMTPVLLPVASPALLANGPAITSPEDCLKYPLLQDSDRADWALWLQAHGVEAGAGAERGPSFEDDLLLLRAAGTGQGIALVQDTHAREDLESGRLVIALDRPWPARFAYYIVSRPDAVTRPEVQAFIDWVKAEAAESAQVPSMLAAH from the coding sequence ATGGGTGCCGTCCTGCCTTTGCTTGCTTTGCGAGCCTTTACCGAGACCGCTCGTCTGGGCAGCCTGAAGGCTGCGGCCGAGGCATTGGGCGTGACGCCCGGGGCGGTCAGCCAGCAGATACGCTTGCTGGAAGATCGGCTGGGTCTGGCGCTGTTCGTGCGCGAACGTCACGGCGTGCGCCTCACGCCAGCCGGCGCCAGCGCCTATCCGGGGTTGTTGCGCGCCTTCGACCAGATTGAAAAGTCTTTATCTCTGCTGGAATCCTATTCCGCCCAACGCACATTAACCATCAGCACGGTGCCGTCGTTCGCTTCGTCCTGGCTGGTGCCGCGCATCGGCCGGTTCTCTGCATTGCACCCCGATGTCGAAGTTCGGGTTGAGGCATCGTCCAAGCTCGTCGACTTCAAGCGTGACCGTATCGACGTCGCGTTGCGCCACGGCCTGGGGCATTACCCGGGGTTGGCAACCTTCCGGTTGATGACGCCCGTGCTGCTGCCCGTGGCAAGTCCCGCGCTGCTGGCAAATGGGCCGGCCATTACGTCGCCCGAGGATTGCCTGAAATACCCCTTGCTTCAGGATTCAGATCGCGCCGATTGGGCGTTGTGGTTGCAAGCGCATGGGGTGGAGGCGGGCGCTGGCGCCGAGCGAGGCCCCAGCTTTGAAGACGACCTGCTGTTGCTGCGCGCCGCAGGCACGGGGCAGGGTATAGCCCTTGTTCAAGACACCCATGCGCGGGAAGATCTGGAATCCGGCCGGCTCGTCATCGCGCTGGACCGGCCTTGGCCCGCGCGCTTTGCGTATTACATCGTCAGCCGGCCGGATGCCGTGACCCGGCCGGAAGTGCAGGCGTTCATCGATTGGGTCAAGGCCGAAGCAGCAGAGTCGGCGCAGGTGCCGTCGATGCTTGCGGCGCACTGA
- a CDS encoding efflux transporter outer membrane subunit, giving the protein MHSVFTRSPARLTVAALTLALAGCASPSAYAPDTGMIPPHYKHAPADTDGAWKPATPADDVLRGAWWTLFDDSVLNALQANLQDVNPTLQAAYARLQQSRAQQREARASLFPQIGVGFGPTRQRQSPASSGDGDRGAAAHSTLWRAEGSVAYEADLFGRVASTVSAASADMDRTSALYRLTLLTLQADLANAYFLIRELDAEQHIYQRTLELRERSYQLTRVRFEGGDAAERDLERARQEWESARADALGAERQRANAEHALAILAGKAPAEFNLPPQPLTRITVAVPAGLPSALLERRPDIAAAERAMAAAYARIGAAQAAFFPRLELTGEAGFESTELSQLFNWSSRTFLLGPFLGTALNLPIFDGGKRQANADRAQAIFEEEVARYRETLLNAFREVEDNLATLRLLAPQQAAQDNARKAAERSAELSRLQYQTGTHTQLDVIDADRTLLQQQLATARLDGERARATVQLIRALGGGWDAPVPGAAATARVSAPQASTAPAPTLLLRP; this is encoded by the coding sequence ATGCATTCCGTATTCACTCGTTCCCCCGCTCGCCTGACCGTGGCGGCGCTGACCCTGGCGCTGGCTGGTTGCGCGTCCCCGTCTGCCTATGCGCCCGACACCGGCATGATCCCGCCTCACTACAAGCACGCGCCGGCCGATACCGACGGAGCCTGGAAACCCGCAACGCCTGCTGACGACGTTCTGCGTGGCGCATGGTGGACGCTGTTTGACGATTCCGTGCTGAATGCCCTGCAAGCCAACTTGCAGGACGTCAATCCAACGCTGCAAGCCGCCTATGCAAGATTGCAGCAGTCGCGCGCCCAGCAACGGGAGGCGCGGGCGTCGTTATTTCCGCAAATCGGCGTGGGCTTCGGCCCGACGCGCCAACGTCAGTCTCCCGCGTCATCGGGCGACGGCGATCGCGGCGCTGCGGCGCATTCGACGCTATGGCGAGCCGAAGGCTCCGTGGCCTACGAGGCTGATCTGTTTGGCCGGGTCGCATCGACGGTCAGCGCGGCGTCCGCCGACATGGACCGCACAAGCGCGCTGTACCGTCTGACGTTGCTGACGCTGCAAGCCGATCTGGCCAACGCCTACTTTCTGATTCGGGAGTTGGACGCCGAGCAGCACATCTACCAGCGCACGCTGGAATTGCGGGAACGCAGTTATCAGTTAACCCGCGTCCGGTTTGAAGGCGGCGACGCGGCCGAGCGGGATCTTGAGCGCGCCCGGCAAGAATGGGAAAGTGCCCGTGCCGACGCCTTGGGCGCTGAACGGCAGCGCGCCAACGCCGAACACGCCTTGGCTATCCTGGCGGGCAAAGCGCCCGCCGAGTTCAACCTGCCGCCCCAACCCTTGACCCGCATCACCGTTGCCGTTCCAGCCGGCTTGCCGTCGGCATTGCTAGAGCGCCGGCCTGACATTGCCGCCGCTGAACGCGCCATGGCGGCAGCCTATGCCCGCATTGGCGCTGCTCAAGCCGCTTTCTTCCCCAGGCTGGAGCTGACAGGTGAGGCCGGGTTTGAATCCACCGAACTGAGCCAGCTGTTCAATTGGTCCAGCCGCACCTTCCTGTTGGGTCCGTTTCTGGGCACCGCGCTGAACCTGCCCATCTTTGACGGCGGCAAACGTCAGGCCAATGCCGACCGGGCCCAGGCAATTTTTGAAGAAGAGGTGGCGCGCTACCGCGAGACGCTGCTGAATGCCTTCAGGGAAGTGGAAGACAACTTGGCCACCCTGCGCCTGCTCGCTCCCCAGCAAGCGGCGCAAGACAACGCTCGGAAGGCAGCGGAACGGTCTGCCGAGTTGTCCCGCCTGCAGTACCAGACCGGCACTCACACGCAGCTGGATGTCATCGACGCCGACCGGACCCTGTTGCAGCAGCAACTGGCCACGGCACGGCTGGACGGGGAACGGGCGCGCGCCACGGTGCAACTGATCCGCGCCTTGGGCGGAGGCTGGGACGCCCCCGTGCCCGGTGCGGCGGCTACTGCACGAGTCAGTGCGCCGCAAGCATCGACGGCACCTGCGCCGACTCTGCTGCTTCGGCCTTGA
- a CDS encoding amino acid ABC transporter ATP-binding protein, translating into MIEARDIVKSFGANRVLDRVSLTLNQGEVVAVIGPSGSGKSTFLRCLNHLETIDEGNIDVEGETLARAVPGGHSRYASDADVRRICRKMGMVFQSFNLFPHMTVLQNIIEAPLTVKGMTRAQIIPKAEELLRKVGLLNKRDNYPTRLSGGQKQRVAIARALAMEPDIMLFDEPTSALDPELTGEVLRTMKQLADERMTMLVVTHEMGFAREVAHRVIFMDEGRIVEEAPSAEFFRAPQQERTREFLAHML; encoded by the coding sequence ATGATCGAGGCGCGCGACATCGTCAAGTCGTTCGGCGCCAATCGCGTGCTGGATCGCGTGTCGCTGACGCTGAACCAAGGCGAAGTCGTGGCCGTAATCGGCCCGTCCGGCTCGGGCAAGAGCACGTTTCTGCGTTGCCTGAACCACTTGGAGACCATCGACGAAGGCAATATCGATGTCGAAGGCGAGACCCTGGCGCGCGCCGTGCCGGGCGGCCACAGCCGCTACGCGAGCGATGCAGATGTGCGCCGCATCTGCCGCAAGATGGGCATGGTGTTCCAGTCGTTCAACCTGTTTCCCCACATGACGGTGTTGCAGAACATCATCGAAGCGCCTTTGACCGTCAAGGGCATGACCCGCGCGCAAATCATTCCCAAAGCGGAAGAACTGCTGCGCAAGGTCGGTTTGCTGAACAAGCGCGACAACTATCCGACGCGGCTGTCCGGCGGCCAAAAGCAGCGCGTGGCCATTGCGCGTGCGCTGGCGATGGAACCCGACATCATGCTGTTTGACGAACCCACGTCGGCCCTGGACCCGGAACTGACAGGCGAAGTGCTGCGCACCATGAAGCAACTGGCCGACGAGCGCATGACCATGCTGGTCGTTACCCACGAAATGGGTTTTGCCCGGGAAGTGGCGCACCGCGTCATCTTCATGGACGAAGGCCGCATCGTAGAAGAAGCGCCGTCCGCCGAATTTTTCCGCGCGCCGCAGCAGGAGCGCACCCGGGAATTTCTGGCGCATATGCTCTGA
- a CDS encoding amino acid ABC transporter permease: MDYVLSLLGPMAEGAKVTLTLFFITLALAVPLGLVLALARISKWPLLSRLVNGYIWLMRGTPLMLQMLFIYFALPFVPVIGVRLPDFPAAVVAFALNYAAYFAEIFRAGIQSVDRGQYEGSKVLGMTYLQTLRRIVLPQMVQRVLPPMSNETITLVKDTSLIYVLALNDILRTARGIVQRDFTTTPFLVAAAFYLLMTLVLTWFFQHMEKRYAKYDQ; the protein is encoded by the coding sequence GCGCGAAAGTGACCTTGACGCTGTTTTTCATCACCCTGGCCCTGGCCGTGCCCTTGGGGCTGGTGCTGGCGCTTGCGCGCATTTCGAAATGGCCGCTGTTGAGCCGCCTGGTCAATGGCTATATCTGGCTGATGCGCGGCACGCCGCTGATGCTGCAAATGCTGTTCATCTACTTCGCGCTGCCATTCGTGCCCGTGATCGGGGTGCGGCTGCCTGACTTTCCCGCTGCGGTGGTTGCGTTTGCGCTGAACTACGCGGCGTACTTTGCCGAGATTTTCCGCGCAGGCATTCAGTCGGTGGACCGTGGCCAGTATGAAGGCAGCAAGGTGCTGGGCATGACCTATCTGCAAACGCTGCGCCGTATTGTGCTGCCGCAGATGGTGCAACGCGTGCTGCCGCCCATGAGCAACGAAACCATCACGCTGGTGAAGGACACGTCGCTGATCTACGTGCTGGCGCTCAACGACATTCTGCGCACCGCGCGCGGTATCGTGCAGCGTGACTTCACGACGACGCCGTTCCTGGTTGCCGCCGCCTTCTATCTCCTCATGACGCTGGTTCTGACGTGGTTCTTCCAGCACATGGAAAAGCGCTATGCCAAATATGACCAGTAA